Proteins from a genomic interval of Xanthomonas sp. AM6:
- a CDS encoding type II secretion system protein GspK, with product MSAAPGRARGAALVLVLWLIALLTALIGAFALTARTEGLQGKVLGDGAAAQERARAGLEYALTRLAGTPTQPGWRADGRRYRWQYEDATIDLRVTDESGKVDLNLADAPLLAALVRAVGGDPQRAERIAAAIVDWRDPDNLSQPNGGAEDPDYAAEGRPYGAKDAPFESLAELQLVLGIDPELYAKLLPNLTLYSGISRPAPEFAPAPVLTALGLDAQQVLAQRERDDPAQAAPIGGGGGTYSIESRARLAAGREGVLRAVVRPGSSALPGSAYTVLRWEEGSTVR from the coding sequence ATGAGCGCGGCGCCGGGACGGGCGCGCGGCGCGGCGCTGGTGCTGGTGCTGTGGCTGATCGCGCTGCTGACCGCGCTGATCGGCGCGTTCGCGCTGACCGCGCGCACCGAAGGCCTGCAGGGCAAGGTGCTGGGCGACGGCGCGGCGGCGCAGGAGCGCGCCCGCGCCGGGCTGGAATACGCGCTGACCCGCCTCGCCGGCACGCCGACCCAGCCGGGCTGGCGCGCCGACGGGCGCCGCTACCGCTGGCAGTACGAAGACGCCACGATCGACCTGCGGGTCACCGACGAGAGCGGCAAGGTCGACCTGAACCTGGCCGACGCGCCGCTGCTGGCGGCGCTGGTGCGCGCGGTCGGCGGCGATCCGCAGCGCGCCGAGCGCATCGCCGCGGCGATCGTGGACTGGCGCGATCCGGACAACCTCAGCCAGCCCAACGGCGGCGCCGAGGATCCGGACTACGCCGCCGAAGGCCGCCCGTACGGCGCCAAGGACGCGCCGTTCGAGAGCCTGGCCGAACTGCAGCTGGTGCTGGGCATCGATCCGGAGCTGTACGCCAAGCTGCTGCCGAACCTCACCCTGTACAGCGGCATCTCGCGCCCGGCGCCGGAGTTCGCGCCGGCGCCGGTGCTGACCGCGCTCGGCCTGGACGCGCAGCAGGTGCTGGCGCAACGCGAGCGCGACGACCCGGCGCAGGCCGCGCCCATCGGCGGGGGCGGCGGCACCTACAGCATCGAGAGCCGCGCGCGGCTGGCGGCCGGGCGCGAAGGGGTGCTGCGCGCGGTGGTGCGCCCAGGCTCGTCGGCACTGCCGGGCTCCGCCTACACTGTGCTGCGATGGGAAGAAGGATCGACCGTTCGATGA
- a CDS encoding type II secretion system protein J — translation MSRAPGRAAARGFTLIEVLLATVLLVGGLTLAFATLRSATAISGRGEAIAGRSERMRAVEGFLRRRLSGAQAMALEIDSRTLQPVRFVGEPQRMQFVADLPDYLGRGGPYLHDLGVSGDGGQQRLAIALVQVQAGKQITEEKPRPPEPLADGLREVRFRYRGIDPERGSIGPWQERWEKTDQLPLLVSIELRSDDGTVWPPLVVALRQAGGVEARQ, via the coding sequence ATGAGCCGTGCGCCGGGCCGCGCCGCCGCGCGCGGCTTCACCCTGATCGAGGTGCTGCTGGCCACCGTGCTGCTGGTCGGCGGCCTGACCCTGGCCTTCGCCACGCTGCGCTCGGCCACCGCGATCAGCGGCCGCGGCGAGGCGATCGCCGGGCGCAGCGAGCGCATGCGCGCGGTCGAGGGCTTCCTGCGCCGGCGCCTGAGCGGCGCGCAGGCGATGGCGCTGGAGATCGACAGCCGCACCCTGCAGCCGGTGCGCTTCGTCGGCGAGCCGCAGCGCATGCAGTTCGTGGCCGACCTGCCCGACTACCTGGGCCGCGGCGGTCCCTATCTGCACGACCTCGGCGTCAGCGGCGACGGCGGCCAGCAGCGCCTGGCGATCGCGCTGGTGCAGGTGCAGGCCGGCAAGCAGATCACCGAAGAAAAACCGCGTCCGCCCGAACCGTTGGCCGACGGCCTGCGCGAGGTGCGCTTCCGCTACCGCGGCATCGATCCGGAGCGCGGCAGCATCGGCCCCTGGCAGGAGCGCTGGGAGAAGACCGACCAGTTGCCGCTGCTGGTGTCGATCGAGCTGCGCAGCGACGACGGCACGGTGTGGCCGCCGCTGGTGGTGGCGCTGCGCCAGGCCGGCGGCGTGGAGGCGCGGCAATGA
- a CDS encoding prepilin-type N-terminal cleavage/methylation domain-containing protein: MKTQRGYTLIEVIVAFALLALALTLLLGSLSGAARQVQRADQLSRATLYAQSLLAAQGVEQPLQPGREQGSFEQGRYRWTLDVAPYVDARRPPDATMTPGAPTLLQLNLQVRWGEAPAQALQWKTLRLVSAQDNGVPP, encoded by the coding sequence ATGAAGACGCAGCGCGGCTACACGCTGATCGAGGTGATCGTGGCGTTCGCGCTGCTGGCGCTGGCGCTGACCCTGCTGCTCGGTTCGCTGTCCGGCGCCGCGCGCCAGGTCCAGCGCGCCGACCAGCTCAGCCGCGCCACGCTGTACGCGCAATCGCTGCTGGCCGCGCAGGGCGTGGAGCAGCCGCTGCAGCCCGGCCGCGAGCAGGGCAGCTTCGAGCAGGGCCGCTATCGCTGGACCCTGGACGTGGCGCCGTACGTCGATGCGCGGCGGCCGCCGGACGCGACCATGACCCCCGGCGCGCCGACCCTGCTGCAACTGAACCTGCAGGTGCGCTGGGGCGAGGCGCCGGCGCAGGCGCTGCAGTGGAAGACGCTGCGCCTGGTCAGCGCGCAGGACAACGGGGTGCCGCCATGA
- a CDS encoding GspH/FimT family pseudopilin, whose translation MGGVSLLEMLLVVGLIAIAAVLAASVLTGGIDGMRLRSSAKEIASQLRYTRAQAIATGQPQRFLIDPQAHRWQAPNGRHGEIPPSLAIRFSGARQAQRRQDEGAIQFFEDGAATGGRIELQARKASWRIDVAWLTGEVRVGRPPQQAAP comes from the coding sequence ATGGGCGGCGTGTCGCTGCTGGAGATGCTGCTGGTGGTGGGGCTGATCGCGATCGCCGCGGTGCTGGCCGCATCGGTGCTGACCGGCGGCATCGACGGCATGCGCCTGCGTTCGTCGGCCAAGGAGATCGCCTCGCAACTGCGCTACACGCGGGCGCAGGCGATCGCCACCGGCCAGCCGCAGCGCTTCCTGATCGATCCGCAGGCGCACCGCTGGCAGGCGCCCAACGGCCGCCACGGCGAGATCCCGCCGTCGCTGGCGATCCGCTTCAGCGGCGCGCGGCAGGCGCAGCGGCGGCAGGACGAAGGCGCGATCCAGTTCTTCGAGGACGGCGCCGCCACCGGCGGGCGCATCGAGCTGCAGGCGCGCAAGGCCAGCTGGCGCATCGACGTGGCCTGGCTGACCGGCGAGGTCAGGGTCGGGCGGCCGCCGCAGCAGGCCGCGCCATGA
- the gspG gene encoding type II secretion system major pseudopilin GspG, translated as MRTIRSLTRSPSAARQSGMSLLEIIIVIVLIGAVLTLVGSRVLGGADRGKANLAKSQIQTMAGKVDNYQLDTGKLPSKLDDLVTAPGGVSGWLGPYAKASELNDPWGHPIEYKVPGDGKPFDLISLGKDGQPGGSSYDADIKYE; from the coding sequence ATGCGCACTATCCGCTCCCTGACCCGTTCCCCCTCCGCCGCGCGCCAGTCGGGCATGAGCCTGCTGGAGATCATCATCGTCATCGTGCTGATCGGCGCGGTGCTGACCCTGGTCGGCAGCCGCGTGCTCGGCGGCGCCGATCGCGGCAAGGCCAACCTGGCCAAGTCGCAGATCCAGACCATGGCCGGCAAGGTCGACAACTACCAGCTCGACACCGGCAAGCTGCCGTCCAAGCTCGACGATTTGGTCACCGCGCCGGGCGGGGTCAGCGGCTGGCTGGGGCCGTACGCCAAGGCCAGCGAACTGAACGATCCGTGGGGCCACCCGATCGAGTACAAGGTGCCCGGCGACGGCAAGCCGTTCGACCTGATCAGCCTGGGCAAGGACGGCCAGCCCGGCGGCAGCAGCTACGACGCCGACATCAAGTACGAGTGA
- a CDS encoding type II secretion system F family protein yields MPLYRYKALDPHGEILEGQMEAASDAEVALRLQEQGHMPMEARLAAQGGGTSLRGLFRPKPFDGAALVQFTQQLATLLGAGQPLDRALSILLELPEDERSKRTVGDIRDAVRGGAPLSVALERQHGLFSRLYINMVRAGEAGGSLHDTLQRLADYLERSRELKGRVINALIYPAILVSVVGCALLFLLGYVVPQFAQMYESLDVQLPWFTQAVLSVGLFVRDWWILLLVVPGLALLALDRKRRDPAFRAGFDAWLLRQRFIGVLIARLETARLTRTLGTLLRNGVPLLAALGISRNVLSNLALTADVGAAADDVKNGHGLSASLSKGKRFPRLALQMIQVGEESGALDTMLLKTADTFEQETAQAIDRLLAALVPLITLVLASVVGLVIISVLVPLYDLTNAIG; encoded by the coding sequence ATGCCCCTGTACCGCTACAAGGCCCTCGACCCGCACGGCGAGATCCTGGAAGGCCAGATGGAGGCCGCCAGCGACGCCGAGGTGGCGCTGCGCCTGCAGGAGCAGGGGCACATGCCGATGGAGGCCAGGCTCGCCGCGCAGGGCGGCGGCACCTCGCTGCGCGGCCTGTTCCGGCCCAAGCCGTTCGACGGCGCGGCGCTGGTGCAGTTCACCCAGCAGCTGGCGACCCTGCTCGGCGCCGGCCAGCCGCTGGACCGCGCGCTGTCGATCCTGCTCGAGTTGCCCGAGGACGAGCGCTCCAAGCGCACCGTCGGCGACATCCGCGACGCGGTGCGCGGCGGCGCGCCGCTGTCGGTCGCGCTGGAGCGCCAGCACGGGCTGTTCTCGCGCCTGTACATCAACATGGTCCGCGCCGGCGAGGCCGGCGGCAGCCTGCACGACACGCTGCAGCGCCTGGCCGACTACCTGGAGCGCAGCCGCGAACTGAAGGGCCGGGTGATCAACGCGCTGATCTATCCGGCGATCCTGGTCAGCGTGGTCGGTTGCGCGCTGCTGTTCCTGCTCGGCTACGTGGTGCCGCAGTTCGCGCAGATGTACGAGAGCCTGGACGTGCAGCTGCCGTGGTTCACCCAGGCGGTGCTGAGCGTGGGCCTGTTCGTGCGCGACTGGTGGATCCTGCTGCTGGTGGTGCCCGGGCTGGCGCTGCTGGCGCTGGACCGCAAGCGCCGCGACCCGGCGTTTCGCGCCGGTTTCGACGCCTGGCTGCTCAGGCAGCGCTTCATCGGCGTGCTGATCGCGCGGCTGGAAACCGCGCGGCTGACCCGCACCCTGGGCACCCTGCTGCGCAACGGCGTGCCGCTGCTGGCGGCGCTGGGCATCTCGCGCAACGTGCTGTCGAACCTGGCGCTGACCGCCGACGTCGGCGCCGCCGCCGACGACGTCAAGAACGGCCACGGCCTGTCGGCGTCGCTGTCCAAGGGCAAGCGCTTCCCGCGCCTGGCGTTGCAGATGATCCAGGTCGGCGAGGAATCCGGCGCGCTGGACACGATGCTGCTGAAGACCGCCGATACCTTCGAGCAGGAAACCGCGCAGGCGATCGACCGCCTGCTCGCCGCGCTGGTCCCGCTGATCACCCTGGTGCTGGCCTCGGTGGTCGGCCTGGTGATCATCTCCGTCCTCGTCCCCCTGTACGACCTCACCAATGCGATTGGGTGA
- the gspE gene encoding type II secretion system ATPase GspE translates to MNALVKDTAAAADTPEARIVAALLAKGRLKEGDLLRARQLQRESGGGLLSLLARLGLVSERDHAEVSADVLGLPLLDAKQLPATAPESLPEAQPLSLRFLKQFHVCPLSERDGTLELWMSDPHEAYAADAVRLATGLQVLPRVGLRSEIDDLIERWFGQGRSAMGAIVETADGDSTATDDIEHLRDLASEAPVIRLVNLVIQRAVELRASDIHIEPFENRLKVRYRVDGVLIDGESPPANLTAAVISRVKIMAKLNIAERRLPQDGRIMLRVQGKELDLRVSTVPTAHGESVVMRLLDRETVVFDFHRLGFTDAFLPQFRKVLEQPHGILLVTGPTGSGKTTTLYTALSQLNTADVKIITVEDPVEYQIEGINQIQAKPQIGLDFSHALRSIVRQDPDIIMIGEMRDLETARIAIQSALTGHLVLSTLHTNNAAGGITRLLDMGVEDYLLTSTINGILAQRLVRRLEPTHAERYAASPEEIEKFELRRLQPEGEIFLFRPRPSAIAPTGYLGRTTIMEFLVMNDALRRAVMRHAGMGEIEQLAREAGMRTMYEDGLGKALSGQTTIEEVLRVTEET, encoded by the coding sequence GTGAACGCGCTCGTCAAGGACACTGCTGCCGCCGCCGATACGCCCGAGGCGCGGATCGTCGCTGCGTTGCTGGCCAAGGGCCGGCTCAAGGAAGGCGACCTGCTGCGCGCGCGCCAGCTGCAGCGCGAATCCGGCGGCGGCCTGCTGTCGCTGCTGGCGCGCCTGGGCCTGGTCTCCGAACGCGACCATGCCGAGGTCAGCGCCGACGTGCTGGGCCTGCCGTTGCTCGACGCCAAGCAACTGCCGGCCACCGCGCCGGAGAGCCTGCCCGAGGCGCAGCCGCTGTCGCTGCGCTTCCTCAAGCAGTTCCACGTGTGCCCGCTGAGCGAGCGCGACGGCACGCTGGAACTGTGGATGTCCGATCCGCACGAGGCTTACGCCGCCGACGCGGTGCGCCTGGCCACCGGCCTGCAGGTGCTGCCGCGGGTCGGCCTGCGCTCGGAGATCGACGACCTGATCGAGCGCTGGTTCGGCCAGGGCCGCAGCGCGATGGGCGCGATCGTGGAGACCGCCGACGGCGACAGCACGGCCACCGACGACATCGAGCACCTGCGCGACCTGGCCTCCGAGGCGCCTGTGATCCGGCTGGTGAATCTGGTGATCCAGCGCGCGGTGGAACTGCGCGCCTCGGACATCCACATCGAACCGTTCGAGAACCGGCTGAAGGTGCGCTACCGCGTCGACGGCGTGCTGATCGACGGCGAGAGCCCGCCGGCGAACCTGACCGCGGCGGTGATCAGCCGGGTCAAGATCATGGCCAAGCTCAACATCGCCGAACGCCGCCTGCCGCAGGACGGGCGCATCATGCTGCGCGTGCAGGGCAAGGAACTGGACCTGCGCGTGAGCACCGTGCCCACCGCGCACGGCGAGAGCGTGGTGATGCGCCTGCTCGACCGCGAGACGGTGGTGTTCGACTTCCACCGGCTCGGCTTCACCGATGCGTTCCTGCCGCAGTTCCGCAAGGTGCTGGAGCAGCCGCACGGCATCCTGCTGGTCACCGGTCCCACCGGCTCGGGCAAGACCACCACGCTGTACACCGCGCTGAGCCAGCTCAACACCGCCGACGTCAAGATCATCACCGTCGAGGACCCGGTCGAATACCAGATCGAGGGCATCAACCAGATCCAGGCCAAGCCGCAGATCGGGCTGGATTTCTCGCACGCGCTGCGCAGCATCGTGCGCCAGGACCCGGACATAATCATGATCGGCGAAATGCGCGACCTGGAAACCGCGCGCATCGCGATCCAGTCGGCGCTGACCGGCCACCTGGTGCTGTCCACGCTGCACACCAACAACGCCGCCGGCGGCATCACCCGCCTGCTCGACATGGGCGTGGAGGACTACCTGCTGACCTCCACCATCAACGGCATCCTCGCCCAGCGCCTGGTGCGGCGGCTGGAGCCGACGCATGCCGAGCGCTATGCCGCCTCGCCGGAGGAGATCGAGAAGTTCGAACTGCGCCGACTGCAACCCGAGGGCGAGATCTTCCTGTTCCGCCCGCGGCCCTCGGCGATCGCGCCCACCGGCTACCTGGGCCGCACCACGATCATGGAATTCCTGGTGATGAACGACGCGCTGCGCCGCGCGGTGATGCGCCACGCCGGCATGGGCGAGATCGAACAGCTGGCGCGCGAGGCCGGCATGCGCACGATGTACGAGGACGGCCTGGGCAAGGCGCTCAGCGGCCAGACCACGATCGAGGAAGTGCTGCGCGTGACGGAGGAAACCTGA
- a CDS encoding S8 family peptidase: MIDKQNLRINAIAAAMLMMSLGASSAFAGGAASPLPVKQPSKSAPADALTSNRIVVRYKTGSAAASDRSAKLSAVQSAVTRASLGGSNGISRAAAASVRADYVRSLGVGADLIRLSGKLSKADVDKVVAEIAADPAVKYAQVDVKLQAVDLPRAKLEQPQLVPNDPLYAQYQWHLSNPTGGVNAPAALDVSKGDGVVVAVLDTGILPDHPDVAVNLLEGYDFISDAETSRRPTDARVPGALDYGDWVENDNECYAGSVADDSSWHGSHVAGTIAEATNNGIGMAGVAPNATVLPVRVLGKCGGYLSDIADAITWASGGTVAGIPANANPAEIINMSLGGGGACDALYQEAINGAVARGTTVVVAAGNEASNAANFRPANCANVVAVGATRITGGIAYYSNYGAAVDLSGPGGGGSVDGNPGGYIWQAGSSGATTPSSGTYTYLGKGGTSMASPHVAAVAALVQSAVIAAGNAPLTPAALETLLKQTARPFPVSIPASTPIGTGIVDAKAALDKALEVPCDPQTEECAPPATPLTNKVAVAGLAGAAGNEALYSFEAEAGAVLSFLTYGGSGNVSLYVSFDKEPTSSSYDAKSARPGNNETVRFTAPKAGTYYVKLVGTSAYSGVSLVARQ, translated from the coding sequence GTGATCGACAAGCAAAATCTCCGTATCAATGCCATCGCCGCCGCCATGCTGATGATGTCGCTGGGCGCCTCCAGCGCGTTCGCGGGCGGTGCCGCGTCGCCGCTGCCGGTGAAGCAGCCGAGCAAGTCCGCGCCGGCCGACGCGCTGACTTCCAACCGCATCGTGGTGCGCTACAAGACCGGCAGCGCCGCGGCCAGCGACCGCAGCGCCAAGCTGTCGGCGGTGCAGTCGGCGGTGACCCGCGCCAGCCTCGGCGGCAGCAACGGCATCTCGCGCGCGGCCGCGGCCAGCGTGCGCGCCGACTACGTGCGCAGCCTGGGCGTGGGCGCCGACCTGATCCGCCTGTCGGGCAAGCTGAGCAAGGCCGACGTGGACAAGGTGGTCGCGGAAATCGCCGCCGATCCGGCGGTCAAGTACGCGCAGGTGGACGTCAAGCTGCAGGCCGTCGACCTGCCCAGGGCGAAGCTGGAGCAGCCGCAGCTGGTGCCCAACGATCCGCTGTACGCGCAGTACCAGTGGCACCTGAGCAACCCCACCGGCGGCGTCAACGCGCCGGCCGCGCTGGACGTGTCCAAGGGCGACGGCGTGGTCGTCGCGGTGCTCGATACCGGCATCCTGCCGGACCATCCGGACGTGGCGGTGAACCTGTTGGAAGGCTACGACTTCATCTCCGATGCGGAGACCTCGCGGCGCCCGACCGACGCGCGCGTGCCCGGCGCGCTGGACTACGGCGACTGGGTCGAGAACGACAACGAGTGCTATGCCGGCTCGGTCGCCGACGACAGTTCCTGGCACGGCAGCCATGTCGCCGGCACCATCGCCGAGGCCACCAACAACGGCATCGGCATGGCCGGCGTCGCGCCCAACGCCACGGTGCTGCCGGTGCGCGTGCTCGGCAAGTGCGGCGGCTACCTGTCCGACATCGCCGACGCGATCACCTGGGCCTCCGGCGGGACCGTCGCCGGCATCCCGGCCAACGCCAACCCGGCCGAGATCATCAACATGAGCCTGGGCGGCGGCGGCGCCTGCGACGCCCTGTACCAGGAAGCGATCAACGGCGCGGTGGCGCGCGGCACCACGGTGGTGGTGGCGGCCGGCAACGAGGCCTCGAATGCGGCCAACTTCCGTCCGGCCAACTGCGCCAACGTGGTCGCGGTGGGCGCCACCCGCATCACCGGCGGCATCGCCTACTACTCCAACTACGGCGCGGCGGTGGACCTGTCCGGCCCGGGCGGCGGCGGCAGCGTCGACGGCAACCCGGGCGGCTACATCTGGCAGGCCGGCTCGTCCGGCGCGACCACGCCGAGCTCGGGCACCTACACCTACCTGGGCAAGGGCGGCACCTCGATGGCCTCGCCGCACGTGGCGGCGGTGGCGGCACTGGTGCAGAGCGCGGTGATCGCCGCCGGCAACGCGCCGCTGACCCCGGCCGCGCTGGAAACCCTGCTCAAGCAGACCGCGCGTCCGTTCCCGGTGTCGATCCCGGCCAGCACCCCGATCGGCACCGGCATCGTCGACGCCAAGGCCGCATTGGACAAGGCGCTGGAAGTGCCGTGCGACCCGCAGACCGAAGAGTGCGCGCCGCCGGCCACGCCCCTGACCAACAAGGTCGCGGTGGCCGGCCTGGCCGGTGCGGCGGGCAACGAGGCGCTGTACAGCTTCGAGGCCGAGGCCGGCGCGGTGCTGAGCTTCCTCACCTACGGCGGCAGCGGCAACGTGTCGCTGTACGTGAGCTTCGACAAGGAGCCCACCAGCAGCAGCTACGACGCCAAGTCGGCCCGTCCCGGCAACAACGAGACGGTGCGCTTCACCGCGCCCAAGGCCGGCACCTACTACGTCAAGCTGGTCGGCACCTCGGCGTACAGCGGCGTCAGCCTGGTCGCACGCCAGTAA